A single window of Vibrio stylophorae DNA harbors:
- a CDS encoding GGDEF domain-containing protein, with protein sequence MIHPFRLFVCLIIFLLSPAASAGLASIREQAKSEPWQALNTLRALEVDPQLKGAKAVLKCHIEMKLGQFPEARKTVRHANEQLKLSNIEQIHLELCAIEAAIGMGHYDRALIRAEQLDPYQKNIPPELKASMLLHIGRAWLAVNQSDEALQYIQDSRFLTYQYELPTIRNSTDFMIARLYSELGSYDRAAELYSLAITQFKQQGDLWDELLARYYLTQSYVRLNQNAAAARQANAIRQLAKTLHTPQSQLLYHLSYIKISMSQHRYDQALEQAKMAKPLVLKLDASTYATSYYLLLADIYQQRHNLEAALTSLESACHLADQLGHFDRYRYRARILQRRSAIFAEQGKFELAYQASKDYNIQLRQRMTLRNDLMSALFKAQYNVEQMMLKNALMKSKEQLEEQNEQKKVIIIISFILFLLFLLVLSRTRIQRLKRDVSRDPLTGCYNRHHFESSKVQIWRHNPQLAVILFDIDHFKVINDNFGHPIGDQALITLAHLFHGSLRDNDALIRFGGEEFLIICKHTDYKDIEMIAERLRQICANYSWSSIAEGLKVTASFGIATRQSQDQNLAQLIRRADAALYQAKTAGRNCVITATPAPMSKPMEQQQ encoded by the coding sequence ATGATCCACCCCTTTCGGCTTTTTGTTTGCCTGATCATATTCCTATTAAGCCCTGCTGCCTCAGCGGGGCTTGCGTCCATTCGTGAACAGGCAAAATCTGAGCCTTGGCAAGCACTCAATACGCTCAGAGCGCTTGAGGTTGATCCCCAACTGAAAGGGGCCAAGGCGGTACTGAAATGCCATATCGAGATGAAGCTGGGTCAATTTCCTGAAGCGCGAAAAACCGTGCGTCATGCCAATGAGCAGTTGAAATTATCCAACATTGAACAAATTCATCTGGAGCTTTGTGCCATTGAGGCTGCGATTGGGATGGGCCATTATGACCGCGCGCTGATTCGTGCAGAGCAACTCGATCCATACCAAAAAAATATACCACCAGAGCTCAAAGCCAGTATGTTGCTGCATATTGGCCGCGCTTGGCTAGCCGTCAACCAAAGTGATGAAGCGTTGCAGTATATTCAAGACAGCCGCTTTTTAACTTATCAATATGAACTGCCAACGATTCGTAACAGCACAGATTTTATGATTGCGCGGCTCTACTCTGAGCTGGGCAGTTATGATCGTGCAGCAGAGCTTTATAGCTTGGCTATCACCCAGTTTAAACAACAGGGCGATCTTTGGGATGAGCTACTGGCCCGCTATTACCTCACTCAATCCTATGTTCGTTTGAACCAAAATGCGGCAGCGGCGCGTCAAGCTAATGCCATTCGCCAATTGGCAAAAACCCTGCATACCCCGCAGAGCCAACTCCTTTACCATCTCAGCTATATCAAAATTTCAATGTCGCAGCATCGTTATGATCAGGCGCTTGAACAAGCAAAGATGGCAAAGCCCTTGGTTCTCAAGCTTGATGCCAGCACCTATGCGACCTCCTATTACTTGCTATTGGCGGATATCTATCAGCAGCGCCACAATCTCGAGGCTGCGCTCACCAGCCTTGAATCAGCCTGTCATTTAGCTGACCAACTCGGCCACTTTGACCGCTATCGCTACCGCGCTCGTATCTTGCAACGACGTAGCGCTATTTTTGCAGAGCAAGGCAAGTTTGAGCTCGCCTATCAAGCAAGCAAGGATTACAACATTCAACTACGTCAGCGAATGACGCTGCGTAACGACCTGATGTCAGCTCTTTTTAAAGCGCAATATAACGTTGAGCAGATGATGCTTAAAAATGCGCTGATGAAAAGTAAAGAACAGCTCGAAGAGCAAAATGAGCAAAAAAAAGTGATCATCATCATCAGCTTTATTTTGTTCCTACTCTTTTTATTGGTCTTGAGCCGCACACGAATTCAGCGATTAAAACGCGATGTCTCGCGTGACCCGCTGACAGGTTGCTACAATCGCCACCACTTTGAGTCGAGCAAGGTTCAGATTTGGCGTCATAATCCACAACTCGCGGTGATCCTCTTTGATATCGACCACTTTAAAGTGATTAACGATAACTTTGGTCATCCCATCGGGGATCAGGCACTCATCACCTTGGCGCACCTATTTCATGGCTCTCTACGTGATAACGATGCACTGATTCGTTTTGGTGGTGAAGAGTTTTTGATTATCTGCAAACACACCGATTACAAAGATATTGAGATGATCGCAGAGCGCCTACGACAAATTTGCGCCAACTACTCGTGGTCAAGCATCGCGGAAGGACTAAAGGTCACCGCAAGCTTTGGTATTGCAACCCGACAAAGCCAAGATCAAAATTTAGCCCAATTAATTCGTCGCGCCGATGCGGCGCTCTATCAAGCGAAGACAGCTGGCCGTAACTGTGTGATCACAGCAACCCCTGCGCCAATGTCCAAACCGATGGAACAACAACAATGA
- the idi gene encoding isopentenyl-diphosphate Delta-isomerase, which translates to MTEFVVLVDQQGHPCGTQEKLTAHELGQRHLAFSVLLYRRRGDVTELLLQQRALHKYHCGGLWTNTCCSHPRPDEAIEAAVYRRLREEINLTLTTPLVDLSPFEYRAALSNGLVEHEWDHCFLAPYDGPLPPANPDEVMALEWQPLNHVCEHLAAHPHCYTPWFGQVLAKASTWLQQHQVT; encoded by the coding sequence ATGACTGAATTTGTCGTTTTAGTCGATCAGCAAGGACATCCCTGTGGAACGCAGGAAAAATTAACCGCGCACGAATTAGGTCAACGTCATCTGGCGTTCTCTGTACTTCTCTATCGTCGTCGCGGTGATGTGACTGAGCTGTTACTGCAACAGCGCGCCTTGCATAAATATCATTGCGGTGGTTTGTGGACCAATACCTGCTGTTCACACCCGCGCCCTGATGAAGCCATTGAAGCTGCGGTGTATCGCCGCCTGCGTGAAGAGATCAATCTCACCCTCACCACGCCTTTGGTTGACCTATCCCCCTTTGAATATCGAGCGGCGCTGAGCAATGGGCTGGTTGAACACGAATGGGATCACTGTTTTCTCGCCCCCTATGACGGTCCGCTTCCCCCGGCCAATCCTGATGAAGTGATGGCTTTGGAGTGGCAGCCCCTAAATCATGTTTGCGAACACCTTGCCGCCCATCCACACTGTTATACACCGTGGTTTGGTCAAGTGTTGGCAAAAGCAAGCACTTGGTTACAACAACATCAAGTGACCTGA
- a CDS encoding 1-acylglycerol-3-phosphate O-acyltransferase: MILVFRLLMLAIFAIVTFVFGTLYCLFSPRNPKHVFTFGRLFSKLAPLFGIKLELRLPADAYQRGPSVYIANHQSNWDLFTVSAAVVPNVVTVGKKSLVWLPLFGQIYWITGNILIDRANRSKAVNTISQVVDKIKERAVSIWMFPEGTRSRGRGLLPFKTGAFHAAVAAKVPVTPIVCSATDQVKLNRWNNGVVIVEMLPQIDSSQYAKESVREYANHCHQLMAEKIEQLNAEIAARQKSQ; the protein is encoded by the coding sequence ATGATCCTTGTGTTTCGTTTGTTGATGCTGGCTATTTTCGCCATTGTCACCTTTGTTTTTGGCACGCTGTATTGTTTGTTCAGCCCACGCAATCCTAAACACGTGTTTACCTTTGGTCGTCTATTTTCCAAACTCGCGCCTCTCTTTGGTATCAAGCTTGAGCTTCGTTTACCTGCCGATGCCTATCAGCGCGGTCCAAGCGTGTATATCGCCAACCACCAAAGTAACTGGGATCTATTCACTGTTTCCGCAGCCGTGGTTCCCAATGTGGTTACCGTCGGTAAAAAAAGCTTGGTTTGGCTTCCTCTTTTTGGCCAAATTTACTGGATCACAGGTAATATCCTGATCGACCGCGCTAATCGCAGCAAAGCGGTCAATACCATCAGCCAAGTGGTCGATAAAATTAAAGAACGCGCTGTTTCTATTTGGATGTTCCCTGAAGGCACCCGTTCACGTGGCCGTGGCTTATTGCCTTTTAAAACCGGTGCATTCCACGCCGCAGTCGCTGCCAAAGTGCCTGTCACACCAATTGTTTGTAGTGCCACCGATCAGGTAAAACTCAACCGTTGGAATAATGGCGTGGTGATTGTAGAGATGCTGCCGCAAATTGATTCATCGCAATATGCCAAAGAAAGCGTGCGTGAATACGCCAACCACTGCCACCAACTGATGGCAGAAAAGATCGAACAGCTCAATGCTGAGATCGCAGCGCGACAAAAGTCGCAGTAA
- the parC gene encoding DNA topoisomerase IV subunit A: MTELTMDGVEQLPLRRFTEDAYLNYSMYVIMDRALPHIGDGLKPVQRRIIYAMSELGLNASAKYKKSARTVGDVLGKYHPHGDSACYEAMVLMAQPFSYRYPLVDGQGNWGAPDDPKSFAAMRYTESKLSRFAEVLLGELGQGTADWTPNFDGTMKEPCVLPSRLPHILLNGVTGIAVGMATDIPPHNVREVANAAVALLDNPNLELKDVLDYVKGPDYPTEAEIITPSSEITKIYQSGRGSIKMRAVWQKDGNDIVITALPHQVSGAKLLEQIANQMRAKKLPMVDDLRDESDHENPTRIVIVPRSNRVDCEQLMNHLFASTDLEKSYRINLNMIGLDGRPQVKGLLTILNEWLTFRRDTVRRRLQYRLDKVLARLHLLDGLLIAYLNIDEVIEIIRSEDNPKAELMARFGLSDKQAEAILEIKLRQLAKLEEIKIRGEQDELSKERDKLEQLLGSERRMSTLLKKEILADAKTYGDDRRSPLVERHEAKALNEKDLIPSEPITVVLSEKGWIRHAKGHDVDVAGLNYKSGDQYLASARGKSSQPAVFIGTDGRTYALESHSLPSARSQGEPITGRLNITPNTTVRQVVMAEDEQLWLMGSDAGYGFICKHSDLQSKNRSGKAMLSLPANAEVLPPQAVTSLAEDELLAITNEGRMLLFPIQDLPQLPKGKGNKIINIPAARAKAREEVLAYLTVLPKGAHITLYAGKRKLGLKWDDLANFRGERGRRGALLPRGLQRVTGIEIEMHGSASEEQTSQDVE, from the coding sequence ATGACCGAACTAACCATGGACGGGGTGGAACAGCTTCCCCTTCGTCGCTTTACAGAAGACGCATATCTCAACTACTCCATGTACGTGATCATGGATCGTGCGCTGCCACATATCGGTGACGGTCTCAAACCGGTACAGCGTCGTATCATCTATGCGATGTCCGAGCTTGGCCTTAATGCCTCTGCCAAATATAAAAAATCGGCGCGTACCGTCGGCGACGTACTGGGTAAATATCACCCCCATGGTGACTCGGCCTGCTATGAAGCCATGGTATTGATGGCGCAGCCCTTCTCTTATCGCTATCCATTGGTCGATGGCCAAGGAAACTGGGGCGCACCGGATGATCCTAAATCCTTTGCAGCGATGCGTTACACCGAGTCAAAACTCTCACGCTTTGCTGAAGTGCTACTCGGTGAACTAGGTCAAGGCACGGCAGATTGGACCCCAAACTTTGATGGCACCATGAAAGAGCCATGCGTGCTACCTTCACGTTTACCGCATATTTTGCTCAATGGCGTCACCGGTATCGCCGTGGGTATGGCCACTGATATTCCACCACACAACGTGCGTGAAGTAGCCAATGCCGCAGTGGCACTTTTAGATAATCCAAATCTTGAACTGAAAGATGTACTGGATTACGTCAAAGGTCCTGATTATCCAACCGAAGCGGAAATCATCACCCCAAGCAGCGAGATCACCAAGATCTATCAAAGCGGCCGTGGCAGCATCAAAATGCGCGCGGTATGGCAAAAAGATGGCAATGACATTGTGATCACCGCGCTACCGCATCAAGTGTCTGGCGCTAAATTGCTTGAGCAGATCGCCAACCAAATGCGCGCTAAGAAATTGCCGATGGTGGATGATCTTCGTGATGAATCGGATCATGAAAACCCAACCCGCATTGTGATTGTACCGCGTTCCAATCGTGTGGACTGCGAACAGTTGATGAACCACCTCTTTGCTTCCACTGACTTGGAAAAGAGCTATCGCATCAACCTCAATATGATCGGCTTGGATGGTCGTCCACAGGTCAAAGGCTTACTCACCATTCTTAATGAGTGGCTGACCTTCCGCCGTGATACAGTGCGTCGCCGCTTGCAATATCGCCTAGATAAAGTACTGGCTCGCTTACACCTTTTGGATGGCTTGCTGATCGCTTATCTCAACATTGATGAAGTGATTGAGATCATTCGTAGCGAAGACAATCCGAAAGCTGAGCTCATGGCGCGCTTTGGTCTGTCCGATAAACAAGCAGAAGCGATTCTTGAAATTAAATTGCGCCAGTTGGCCAAACTTGAAGAGATCAAGATTCGCGGTGAACAAGATGAACTGAGCAAAGAGCGCGACAAGCTAGAGCAACTGCTCGGCTCTGAGCGCCGCATGAGCACTTTGCTGAAAAAAGAGATTTTGGCTGATGCCAAAACCTATGGCGACGATCGCCGCTCACCATTGGTTGAGCGTCACGAAGCCAAAGCATTGAATGAAAAAGATCTGATCCCAAGTGAACCGATCACTGTGGTGCTCTCTGAAAAAGGCTGGATTCGCCACGCCAAAGGCCATGATGTTGATGTCGCTGGCTTGAACTACAAATCTGGTGACCAGTATCTGGCATCGGCGCGTGGTAAGAGCAGCCAACCTGCAGTGTTTATCGGCACCGATGGTCGCACCTACGCGTTAGAATCACACAGCCTACCCTCTGCTCGCAGCCAAGGTGAGCCAATTACCGGCCGCCTTAACATCACGCCAAATACCACAGTACGTCAGGTAGTAATGGCTGAAGATGAACAATTGTGGCTAATGGGCTCAGATGCGGGTTATGGCTTTATCTGTAAGCATAGCGATCTGCAATCGAAAAACCGCAGCGGTAAAGCGATGCTGAGCTTGCCAGCCAATGCCGAAGTGCTACCGCCACAAGCGGTCACCAGCTTGGCAGAGGATGAGCTGCTCGCGATTACTAATGAAGGCCGCATGCTGCTGTTCCCAATTCAGGACTTGCCACAATTGCCGAAAGGTAAAGGGAATAAGATCATCAATATTCCAGCAGCACGCGCCAAAGCGCGAGAAGAGGTCTTGGCATATCTCACCGTGTTGCCAAAAGGCGCGCATATCACCCTCTATGCAGGTAAGCGTAAGCTCGGTCTGAAATGGGACGATCTCGCCAACTTCCGTGGTGAACGCGGTCGTCGCGGTGCCTTGTTGCCTCGCGGTCTACAGCGCGTTACCGGAATTGAAATTGAAATGCACGGCAGCGCAAGCGAGGAGCAGACATCGCAAGATGTCGAGTAA